In a genomic window of Pontibacter liquoris:
- a CDS encoding cellulase family glycosylhydrolase, which translates to MNHALKNCILPALLLLLFLFACLPGYSQQKGNVYVDKQGVLRWEKGNKEAAFFGVNYTVPFAYGYRSHKALSLDPEKAIDQDVYHLARLGLDAFRVHVWDTEISDSTGNLLENEHLRLFDFLVYKLKQRNIKVLVTPIAFWGSGYPETDIKTAGFSSKYNKQQALVTEAAIKAQENYLRQFFRHVNPYTKLTYGKDPDVIAAEVNNEPHHSGPKEKTTEYVNRMVQAIRSTGWSKPVFYNISESPTYADAVAKANVNGFSFQWYPTGLVAGHTLQGNFLPNVDTYRIPFDTIPQFAGKARMVYEFDAGDVLQSNMYPAMVRSYRKAGFQWATQFAYDPLATAYGNTEYQTHYLNLAYTPRKAISLLIASKAFHKLPRLKTYGTFPQDTVFDVFRVSYKEQLSEMNTPEEFYYSNTTRTKPASAKKLVHVAGVGSSAVVQYQGTGAYFIDKVGKGLWRLEVMPDAIHIRDPFAKASPRKEVTRIQWQAQQMQLQLPDLGHDFGIKGINEGNSYTSSAKDGRFTIKPGTYLLAAKGKSTKGTPQQLGTLGLREFEAPQPRDTAPFVAHNPFAGVTAGKPFTIAAQVVGTAADAKVSVLLTNTSAAWKAIPMVQTAAYTFEAEVPAEIATPGLVNYRILVQQGDSAFYTFPGNVKGDPFAWDNYQTESWQTYVASPQAVLPLFNATTDRNVSVYPNLWRAEERQLTSSAQPEQLRLRLAVKELTDEHVFGFQTYFGYKIAGRKVELPTFEKLVVRGRSDAPVKVKITLITRDAAAYAAYITLTPDLQEVAIPLSSLQPTSFILMPRPYPGFQPFRFKPGSVKPFDLKQIEKLEITVGDDVDKAAYGKPYSMEVESVWLAK; encoded by the coding sequence ATGAACCACGCATTGAAGAACTGCATCCTTCCCGCCCTTCTGCTTTTGCTCTTTCTATTTGCCTGCCTGCCAGGCTACAGCCAGCAAAAGGGCAATGTATACGTGGACAAGCAAGGCGTGCTGCGCTGGGAGAAAGGCAACAAGGAAGCCGCTTTTTTCGGGGTGAACTACACCGTGCCTTTTGCCTATGGCTACCGCTCGCACAAAGCCCTTAGCCTTGACCCGGAGAAAGCCATCGACCAGGATGTCTACCACCTGGCGCGCCTGGGGCTGGATGCTTTCCGGGTACACGTCTGGGATACCGAAATATCGGACTCCACAGGAAATTTGCTTGAAAATGAGCACCTGCGTCTCTTCGATTTCCTGGTCTACAAGCTCAAGCAGCGTAACATCAAGGTGCTTGTAACGCCTATTGCCTTCTGGGGCAGCGGCTACCCTGAGACGGATATCAAAACAGCGGGCTTCTCGAGCAAGTATAACAAGCAGCAGGCGCTGGTAACGGAGGCAGCGATAAAGGCGCAGGAAAATTACCTCCGGCAGTTCTTCCGCCACGTCAATCCTTATACTAAGCTCACCTACGGAAAGGACCCCGACGTGATTGCCGCCGAAGTGAACAACGAGCCGCACCATTCCGGCCCTAAAGAAAAGACCACCGAATACGTGAACCGCATGGTGCAGGCCATCCGGAGCACCGGCTGGAGCAAACCTGTTTTTTATAATATCAGCGAGTCGCCGACCTATGCCGATGCAGTGGCAAAGGCCAATGTGAACGGCTTCAGCTTCCAGTGGTACCCTACCGGGCTGGTAGCCGGCCATACCTTGCAGGGCAACTTCCTACCCAACGTGGATACTTACCGTATTCCGTTTGATACGATTCCGCAATTTGCCGGCAAGGCCCGCATGGTGTATGAGTTTGATGCCGGCGATGTGCTGCAATCCAACATGTACCCGGCTATGGTGCGAAGTTACCGCAAAGCGGGCTTTCAGTGGGCCACGCAATTTGCCTACGACCCGTTGGCCACCGCTTACGGCAACACCGAGTACCAGACCCATTACCTGAACCTGGCCTATACACCTCGCAAAGCCATCAGCCTGCTCATCGCTTCCAAAGCCTTTCATAAACTGCCGCGCCTCAAAACGTATGGCACCTTCCCGCAGGATACTGTTTTTGATGTGTTTCGGGTGAGCTACAAAGAGCAGCTGAGCGAGATGAACACGCCGGAAGAATTTTATTACTCTAACACGACCCGCACTAAACCGGCCAGCGCTAAAAAACTGGTGCATGTGGCAGGTGTGGGCAGCTCGGCCGTAGTGCAGTACCAGGGCACCGGCGCCTATTTTATCGACAAAGTGGGCAAAGGCCTCTGGCGCCTGGAAGTGATGCCGGACGCCATCCACATCCGCGATCCGTTTGCGAAAGCATCCCCGCGAAAAGAAGTGACCCGCATTCAGTGGCAGGCGCAGCAAATGCAGCTGCAGTTGCCCGACCTGGGCCATGACTTCGGCATAAAAGGTATAAACGAAGGCAACAGCTATACTTCCAGCGCTAAGGATGGCCGCTTTACCATCAAACCGGGCACCTACCTGCTCGCGGCAAAAGGAAAAAGCACAAAAGGCACACCGCAACAGCTGGGCACACTGGGCCTGCGGGAATTTGAAGCGCCCCAGCCGCGCGACACGGCACCGTTTGTAGCGCATAACCCGTTTGCCGGCGTCACTGCCGGAAAGCCTTTTACTATCGCCGCGCAGGTGGTGGGCACTGCTGCCGATGCCAAAGTCTCCGTGCTGCTGACCAACACCAGCGCCGCCTGGAAAGCGATACCGATGGTGCAAACGGCTGCTTATACCTTTGAAGCGGAAGTGCCTGCCGAGATCGCAACGCCCGGCCTGGTAAACTACCGCATTCTGGTACAGCAGGGCGATAGCGCCTTTTATACTTTCCCTGGCAACGTTAAAGGCGATCCTTTTGCCTGGGACAACTACCAAACAGAAAGTTGGCAAACGTATGTGGCGTCGCCGCAGGCTGTGCTGCCGCTTTTTAATGCCACCACCGACCGTAACGTGTCTGTATACCCGAATTTGTGGCGCGCAGAAGAGCGGCAACTGACCTCTTCTGCCCAACCAGAGCAGTTGCGTCTACGGCTGGCTGTAAAAGAACTCACGGACGAACATGTTTTTGGCTTCCAGACCTACTTTGGCTATAAGATAGCCGGCCGCAAAGTTGAGTTACCAACCTTTGAAAAGCTGGTGGTGCGGGGCCGCAGCGATGCGCCGGTCAAAGTAAAGATAACGCTCATCACCCGCGATGCCGCTGCCTATGCCGCCTATATCACGCTCACACCCGACCTGCAGGAGGTTGCCATTCCGCTGAGCAGCTTGCAGCCGACCTCGTTTATCCTGATGCCCCGCCCCTATCCGGGTTTTCAGCCATTCCGGTTTAAACCGGGCAGCGTAAAGCCCTTTGATCTTAAACAGATCGAAAAGCTGGAGATCACCGTAGGCGATGACGTAGACAAAGCGGCCTATGGCAAGCCTTATAGTATGGAAGTAGAGTCGGTGTGGCTGGCGAAATAG